A region of Candidatus Schekmanbacteria bacterium DNA encodes the following proteins:
- a CDS encoding TIGR03960 family B12-binding radical SAM protein, which produces MNARMLKNLHRVLKPSRYIGGEIGSIVKPHEKVHLRFALVFPEVYELGISNLGLRILYQILNNMPGVQAERVYAPWPDMENLMRKEKIPPYGIECGTPLYDFDIIGFSLQYELLYTNLVNILDIAGLPFYAKDRDERFPLIIAGGPCSFNPEPVADFFDAILIGDGEKAVVEIVNCYSVWKNGKNPKKDELLHALSEIEGVYIPSFFKVDYFDSGRIKSINCLEGKKVIKRSIVHSLDYEAFHRKPIIPYCEAVHDRINIEIMRGCSAGCRFCQAGIIYRPVRERGRDEVIEKAIEEIQQSGYRDLALSSLNVAGHSEIEEIVSSLMERVKFKKVSISLPSLRADILKSGIIAENIAKVRKTGFTIAPEAGTQRLRNIINKGINEDEIIDSVLTSFSKGWQSLKLYFMVGLPFETDEDVQGIGELVWKIVDRIKSAGKRFKRLSVSISPFVPKAHTPFQWCRMCKVEEIERKVGIILDMVRSRKIDIEWHTPWTSILEGAFARGDRRLSRIIVSAFKKGAKFDGWREYFKLQIWKESFKEEGIDLEEYATRRMGFDEILPWDHIDCGIKKSFLLEEYKKARDEKVTADCSIEGCHNCGLESECASVRKYAENRKTQEREKKSLIIDEREFVPEEEERHFYRIKYCRKGLMKYLSHTEFRNLFERAIARANIPVAFTRGFHPSPCISYGMPLPVGVEGEGEYLDIELTKRADCKELKKLLNSELPHNIKAIDVIRRKNKKPSLQSSIRGFVYEIIFLDEVFKEDENLENLISERIDLFNKADEFIVEKKRKDNATTIDLKKYVSIEKNSASDYKVAIKVSEGKAPSIFVVLKEIFNIDSKREELPHSSMPEIIRKEIIIE; this is translated from the coding sequence TTGGAAGCATTGTTAAACCTCACGAGAAAGTGCACCTTCGTTTTGCTCTTGTATTTCCTGAAGTTTATGAATTGGGAATTTCCAATCTGGGATTGAGAATACTATATCAGATACTAAACAATATGCCCGGTGTGCAGGCAGAAAGGGTTTATGCGCCTTGGCCTGATATGGAAAATCTTATGAGAAAAGAGAAAATTCCACCATATGGAATTGAATGCGGCACTCCTCTTTACGATTTTGACATAATTGGTTTTTCTCTCCAGTATGAGCTTCTATATACAAATCTTGTCAATATTTTGGATATTGCAGGATTGCCCTTTTATGCGAAAGATAGAGATGAGAGATTCCCTTTAATCATTGCTGGCGGACCTTGTTCCTTCAATCCTGAGCCGGTGGCAGATTTTTTTGATGCAATTCTCATTGGCGATGGTGAAAAGGCGGTAGTTGAAATTGTCAATTGTTATAGTGTATGGAAAAACGGGAAAAATCCAAAAAAAGATGAGCTTCTCCACGCACTTTCTGAAATCGAAGGCGTCTATATCCCATCCTTCTTTAAGGTGGATTATTTTGATTCGGGCAGAATAAAATCGATTAACTGCCTTGAAGGAAAAAAAGTCATAAAACGAAGCATAGTCCATAGTCTTGATTATGAAGCTTTCCACAGAAAACCTATCATTCCTTACTGCGAAGCAGTGCATGACAGAATTAATATCGAAATAATGCGTGGATGCTCAGCAGGGTGCCGCTTCTGTCAAGCAGGAATCATCTATAGACCTGTGCGGGAGAGAGGCAGAGATGAAGTTATAGAAAAGGCGATAGAAGAAATTCAGCAAAGTGGTTACAGGGATTTGGCGCTGTCGAGTCTTAATGTTGCAGGTCACTCTGAGATTGAAGAGATTGTTTCATCTCTTATGGAGAGAGTGAAGTTTAAAAAGGTTTCAATTTCACTTCCATCATTGAGGGCAGACATCTTAAAAAGCGGTATTATTGCTGAGAATATCGCAAAGGTGAGAAAAACGGGTTTTACAATTGCTCCTGAGGCAGGTACACAGCGTCTGCGGAATATCATCAATAAAGGCATAAACGAAGATGAGATAATCGATTCTGTGCTGACTTCATTTTCGAAGGGATGGCAGTCGCTGAAACTCTACTTTATGGTTGGACTTCCCTTTGAAACTGATGAGGATGTGCAGGGGATTGGTGAACTTGTATGGAAGATTGTTGATAGAATAAAATCTGCCGGTAAAAGGTTTAAAAGACTTTCCGTTTCAATTTCACCTTTCGTACCCAAAGCGCATACGCCTTTTCAGTGGTGTAGGATGTGCAAAGTGGAGGAAATTGAAAGAAAAGTAGGAATTATCCTTGATATGGTCAGATCAAGAAAGATCGATATTGAATGGCATACTCCATGGACAAGTATTCTTGAAGGTGCTTTTGCGCGGGGAGACAGACGGCTTTCAAGGATAATTGTATCTGCATTCAAAAAGGGTGCTAAATTCGATGGGTGGCGTGAATACTTCAAACTGCAGATATGGAAAGAATCATTCAAAGAAGAGGGAATTGATTTAGAAGAATATGCGACACGAAGAATGGGTTTTGATGAAATATTGCCGTGGGACCATATTGACTGCGGCATAAAAAAATCATTTTTGTTGGAGGAATACAAAAAGGCGAGGGATGAAAAAGTTACAGCTGATTGTTCTATAGAAGGATGTCATAATTGCGGGCTTGAAAGCGAATGCGCAAGTGTGAGGAAATATGCAGAAAATAGAAAAACTCAAGAAAGAGAAAAAAAATCATTAATTATAGATGAAAGAGAATTTGTGCCTGAGGAAGAAGAAAGGCATTTTTACAGAATAAAATATTGCAGAAAAGGTCTTATGAAATATTTATCACATACAGAATTCAGGAATCTTTTTGAGCGCGCAATTGCAAGAGCAAATATCCCTGTTGCTTTTACTCGAGGATTTCATCCTTCTCCCTGTATATCATATGGAATGCCTCTTCCTGTCGGTGTTGAGGGGGAAGGAGAATATCTGGATATTGAGCTTACAAAGAGGGCGGACTGTAAAGAGTTGAAGAAGTTATTAAATTCAGAGCTACCGCATAATATAAAGGCAATAGATGTGATAAGAAGAAAGAACAAAAAACCCTCTCTTCAATCAAGTATCAGGGGATTTGTATATGAAATTATTTTTTTAGATGAAGTTTTCAAAGAAGATGAAAATTTAGAAAATTTAATTAGTGAGAGAATCGATTTGTTCAACAAAGCAGATGAGTTCATTGTCGAGAAGAAGCGTAAAGACAATGCGACGACAATAGATTTAAAGAAATATGTTTCAATTGAAAAAAATTCGGCTTCTGATTATAAAGTAGCAATAAAGGTATCAGAGGGGAAAGCCCCTTCAATTTTTGTTGTACTGAAAGAGATTTTCAATATCGACTCTAAAAGAGAAGAGCTTCCTCATTCTTCAATGCCGGAAATCATAAGAAAAGAGATTATCATTGAATGA